One window of Candidatus Methylacidiphilales bacterium genomic DNA carries:
- a CDS encoding sialate O-acetylesterase — MISRFIKLFLSISSVFLFANLQPTTAEVKMPAIFGDHMVLQQEAKIPVWGWAAPGENVKVTLGAQTATATADANGDWRVDLAPLPANGTVAAPQVLTIAGANTLTFQDVLVGDVWIASGQSNMEFGLAHLGQPDVIAKADEPQLRLFTVPKAFYATPQKDIGPVPADSLLGKWQVCTPETVAKDGSWQGFSAVAYFFGREIQHSIGRPVGLISTSWGGTPAQSWTSLDGLQKDAVLAHYVEACQKNAVNFPQAYSDFLKQAAEYEEAKKLWDQEVGDPLKLQMEAWAKQSAEAAANSKPEPPKPAASRPAPKPPVAPGGGAYGPTNLYNAMIAPLVPYAIKGAIWYQGEANAGSKQSGEEYAILFPRMINDWREKWSQGEFPFLFVQLANFTAPAKLPCEGTWPWLREAQTKTLALPNTGMAVTIDIGNTTDIHPKDKLDVGLRLALAARHIAYGQDLVYSGPIYDSMKVEGNKIIISFTNVGGGLKIGGPPWSQKIPAELTGFAIAGDDKNWLWARAEIDGDKVVVTSDQVPAPVAVRYGWANSPPVDLYNKEGLPASPFRTDTWQDAPPAPAPK; from the coding sequence ATGATCTCCCGTTTTATCAAACTTTTCTTATCAATCAGCAGTGTCTTTTTATTTGCGAATCTTCAGCCGACAACCGCGGAAGTCAAAATGCCGGCGATCTTTGGGGACCACATGGTGCTCCAGCAGGAAGCCAAAATTCCGGTCTGGGGTTGGGCTGCGCCGGGGGAAAACGTAAAAGTCACGTTGGGCGCGCAGACGGCAACGGCCACCGCCGACGCCAACGGCGACTGGCGTGTCGATCTCGCGCCGTTGCCTGCGAACGGGACAGTGGCGGCGCCGCAGGTTCTGACGATTGCGGGTGCCAATACCCTGACTTTTCAGGATGTTCTTGTTGGCGATGTTTGGATCGCTTCCGGCCAGTCCAACATGGAATTCGGCCTGGCTCATCTTGGACAGCCTGATGTCATCGCCAAAGCCGATGAACCGCAACTGCGGCTTTTCACCGTACCCAAGGCCTTCTACGCGACTCCACAAAAGGATATCGGTCCTGTTCCCGCGGACAGTTTGTTGGGCAAGTGGCAGGTTTGTACGCCGGAGACCGTGGCCAAGGATGGCAGTTGGCAGGGTTTTTCGGCCGTTGCCTACTTTTTTGGCCGTGAGATCCAGCATTCAATCGGGCGTCCCGTCGGCTTGATCAGCACATCCTGGGGCGGGACTCCCGCACAGTCCTGGACGAGTTTGGATGGATTGCAAAAAGATGCCGTGCTTGCGCATTACGTGGAAGCTTGCCAAAAAAATGCCGTCAACTTCCCGCAGGCGTACTCTGATTTTTTAAAGCAGGCGGCCGAATATGAGGAGGCGAAAAAATTGTGGGACCAGGAAGTGGGCGATCCGCTGAAGCTTCAGATGGAGGCCTGGGCCAAACAATCCGCTGAAGCCGCTGCCAACAGCAAGCCAGAGCCGCCAAAGCCGGCTGCTTCACGCCCGGCGCCGAAGCCGCCGGTCGCCCCGGGTGGCGGGGCGTATGGGCCTACCAACCTATACAACGCCATGATCGCCCCTCTCGTGCCCTACGCAATCAAGGGCGCCATTTGGTACCAGGGCGAAGCCAACGCGGGAAGCAAGCAGAGCGGCGAAGAATACGCCATTCTTTTCCCGCGGATGATCAACGACTGGCGCGAGAAATGGAGCCAGGGCGAGTTTCCCTTTCTCTTTGTGCAACTGGCAAATTTCACGGCGCCGGCCAAGCTGCCTTGCGAAGGGACATGGCCCTGGCTGCGTGAAGCGCAGACCAAGACACTGGCTCTGCCCAATACCGGCATGGCCGTCACCATCGACATCGGAAACACAACCGACATTCATCCGAAGGACAAACTTGATGTCGGCCTTCGCCTTGCGCTCGCGGCCAGGCATATTGCGTATGGGCAGGACCTGGTTTATTCAGGCCCGATCTACGATTCCATGAAGGTTGAGGGCAACAAGATCATCATCAGTTTCACGAATGTCGGCGGTGGCCTGAAAATTGGCGGGCCTCCCTGGAGCCAAAAGATACCGGCTGAATTGACCGGCTTTGCGATTGCCGGGGATGACAAGAATTGGCTTTGGGCCAGGGCCGAGATTGATGGCGACAAAGTGGTCGTAACGAGCGATCAAGTTCCCGCGCCGGTGGCTGTCCGTTACGGTTGGGCAAATTCCCCGCCTGTTGATCTGTACAACAAGGAAGGTCTGCCTGCTTCCCCCTTCCGGACGGATACCTGGCAGGACGCTCCGCCCGCACCTGCGCCGAAGTAG
- a CDS encoding GAF domain-containing protein, whose product MKNALPNKNLEVLLNPQNLLCRVLDMSVKLVSADRGSLMLLNPNTGSLDIEASVGLSAMAKRTKLRIGEGITGWVASTGLPYRTGNVHEEKRYVELDSKIQSELAVPLDLKGQVIGILNVDSTRRDAFTQEHEKLLLQLARDASDWIRMAWEINQLRVKGEQLETLVDMGQVIISEEHPESVLQSIARDACRLMKARLCSLMLLSENGEELVLKAWEGASKAYVRKPNLLVSESLLGVVVKRQKPLTVLNVQAHERFQHMELARRERLFSLLSVPLIFEGRSLGVLSVYTEQLHRFSNEEIRLLSAMAGLSAVAIAKVRLLERVVQVEEDLRASERLSALGWLAAEIAHEIRNPLTVVQMLFHSMLSEMKLEGGLARDAALIETKMKQMNRILDQVLTFARSSEPSMEEIDATSLLADVALLIRHTLAERRIEIKMQMSSGPLRIRGDRAQLEQAILNLVLNACQAMPEGGILTLSARYVRSGKQRMVGVGVRDTGEGMSRKRQEELFQPFLSHKKGGTGLGLALVYKTVENHQGRISVKSKLGQGTLFQMTFAAA is encoded by the coding sequence ATGAAAAATGCGCTTCCCAACAAGAATTTGGAAGTTTTGCTTAACCCGCAAAATCTGCTGTGCCGGGTGCTGGATATGTCGGTCAAACTGGTCTCAGCCGACCGGGGTTCACTCATGCTGTTGAATCCAAATACCGGTTCCCTGGACATCGAGGCATCCGTTGGACTGAGCGCCATGGCAAAGCGCACCAAATTGCGGATTGGAGAGGGTATTACCGGCTGGGTGGCCAGCACGGGGCTGCCGTATCGGACGGGCAATGTACATGAGGAAAAGCGTTACGTCGAATTGGATTCCAAGATCCAGTCCGAGCTGGCCGTCCCTCTGGATCTCAAGGGGCAGGTGATCGGGATTCTCAACGTCGATAGTACACGTCGGGACGCCTTTACGCAGGAGCATGAGAAGCTGTTGCTCCAGCTCGCAAGGGACGCATCTGACTGGATCCGCATGGCCTGGGAAATCAACCAGCTCCGCGTCAAGGGCGAGCAACTGGAGACCCTGGTCGACATGGGCCAGGTCATCATTTCGGAGGAGCATCCGGAAAGTGTTCTCCAGAGCATTGCCAGGGATGCCTGCCGCCTGATGAAAGCCAGGCTGTGTTCGCTGATGTTGCTTTCGGAAAACGGGGAAGAACTTGTTTTGAAAGCCTGGGAAGGCGCTTCAAAGGCCTACGTCAGAAAGCCCAACCTGCTGGTTTCGGAATCATTGTTAGGCGTGGTCGTCAAGCGCCAGAAACCCCTGACGGTTTTGAACGTGCAGGCGCACGAGCGCTTTCAGCACATGGAACTGGCGCGGCGCGAACGGCTGTTCTCGCTGCTTTCGGTTCCGCTGATTTTTGAGGGCCGCTCGCTTGGGGTCCTTTCTGTTTATACCGAGCAACTGCACCGTTTTTCCAACGAGGAAATCCGGCTCTTGAGCGCCATGGCGGGATTGTCTGCCGTGGCCATTGCCAAGGTCCGCTTGCTTGAGCGTGTGGTGCAGGTCGAGGAAGACCTGCGCGCCTCGGAACGGCTATCGGCGCTGGGCTGGCTGGCTGCGGAGATCGCCCATGAAATCCGGAATCCGTTGACCGTTGTGCAGATGCTGTTTCATTCCATGCTGAGCGAGATGAAGCTGGAGGGAGGCCTCGCGCGTGATGCGGCCTTGATTGAAACCAAAATGAAACAAATGAACCGCATTCTGGACCAGGTTCTTACGTTTGCGAGGTCTTCGGAGCCGTCTATGGAGGAAATTGACGCCACAAGTTTGTTGGCGGATGTCGCACTCCTGATCCGCCACACATTGGCTGAACGCAGGATCGAGATAAAAATGCAGATGTCGTCCGGGCCGTTGCGCATCCGGGGTGATCGCGCGCAATTGGAGCAGGCGATCCTGAATTTGGTTCTCAACGCATGCCAGGCAATGCCGGAGGGCGGCATTTTGACGTTGTCCGCGCGCTATGTCCGGTCCGGCAAACAGCGGATGGTGGGGGTGGGGGTCCGCGACACGGGCGAGGGAATGAGCCGGAAACGACAGGAGGAATTGTTCCAGCCTTTTCTCAGCCATAAAAAAGGCGGCACGGGTCTGGGGCTGGCGCTGGTGTACAAGACCGTGGAAAACCATCAGGGCAGGATTTCGGTCAAATCGAAGCTCGGCCAGGGCACGCTTTTTCAGATGACATTTGCGGCGGCGTAG
- the glnD gene encoding [protein-PII] uridylyltransferase has product MGGHLDKVLKHAERKLLNLAERNPTDLLDLYRNFFRIEEHRIQLAHKAGDSGLESAQKRSNLFSVVLRHIFNAALENAEKSHSVKRGEVRLDMVATGGFGRGQLAPYSDIDVLFLYECAGSDGIQKRFIEDTIQQVLYLLWDIGMKVGHASRTIDEAIQQGREDLQTRTAYLEATLLAGPEDLFAEFLRRFDRVCVKGREQEYALWRLEDQAKRHEKYGNTVFLQEPNVKNGCGSLRDYQNLIWLSKALRGIDSTVGLQAEGLLTPSERKDIDLGYDFLLRIRNALHYLQQRGGDTLTLRLQGEVADSLKYPQKTILRRTEALMRDYYHHSRDIYLVADSLARRLAGRQEKKPSLFWGMLPKRMKREEVINGFVLSHGELRAASGNVFSEDPLRMVQVFQIMQQRRARLSSDLESTIRRKLGVVNRRFLWLPEVREMLTSIVRRKGEVGRILRAMHECGVLGKLIPEFGPLDCLVQHEFYHRYTADEHTLRCIEQLDMVLQEEREPYVKYRQLLLECEHPGILYLALILHDTGKAANSRDHHQVSAQYAVRFAKRMKMEGRRLQLISFLVDHHMTLTEFALRRNLDDPQTIRSFARLVQDAQRLDMLMLVTFADVQGLGDSTWSGWKEGLVWQLYRRTRDMLQGEDEFLRKAERQRKLLRGQVLKQLQGEVDAGECEAHFSSLPESYLNEAEEQRVVEDLKLVHEFFLQQLREDNDPLRPVISWRDRVAEAHSETTIVTWDRDRLFSTIAGAFSMAGLNILSADIWTREDHIVIDRFRVCTEQHEAVSHDYDRRMFRDALSSALSDSDYDIGREIVRTRGSGRNYLFDEEIVRIAAWMDNESSDQYTLLHLVAPDRIGLLYMVSKALADNHVSIANARITTEKGAALDAFYLTDVVGRKLIDVEQQRNVLRAVKRALWTEE; this is encoded by the coding sequence ATGGGCGGACATTTGGACAAGGTGCTGAAGCATGCCGAGCGCAAACTGTTGAATCTAGCAGAGCGCAACCCGACCGATTTGCTGGATCTTTACAGGAATTTTTTCAGGATCGAGGAACACCGGATCCAACTGGCGCATAAAGCCGGAGACAGCGGGTTGGAGAGCGCACAGAAGCGATCCAATTTATTCAGCGTGGTGTTGCGGCACATCTTTAATGCGGCGTTGGAAAACGCGGAGAAATCGCACAGCGTGAAGCGGGGAGAAGTGCGGCTGGACATGGTGGCGACGGGCGGGTTCGGGCGCGGCCAGTTGGCTCCTTACAGCGACATTGACGTGCTTTTTTTATATGAGTGCGCGGGTTCGGACGGGATTCAAAAGCGCTTCATCGAGGACACCATCCAACAGGTGCTTTACTTGTTGTGGGACATCGGGATGAAGGTCGGGCATGCCAGCCGCACGATCGACGAGGCCATCCAGCAGGGGCGCGAGGATTTGCAGACGCGGACGGCGTATTTGGAAGCGACATTACTGGCCGGGCCGGAGGATTTATTTGCCGAATTTTTACGCCGTTTCGACCGGGTTTGTGTGAAAGGCCGGGAGCAGGAATATGCGCTTTGGCGTCTGGAGGACCAGGCCAAACGGCATGAAAAATACGGCAACACGGTGTTTTTGCAGGAGCCGAACGTCAAGAACGGGTGCGGCAGCCTGAGGGATTACCAGAACCTGATCTGGCTTTCAAAGGCGTTGCGGGGCATTGATTCCACGGTTGGGCTGCAGGCGGAGGGGTTGCTGACCCCCAGCGAGCGGAAGGACATCGATCTGGGTTATGATTTTCTGTTGCGAATCCGGAACGCGCTTCATTATCTCCAACAACGTGGGGGGGACACGCTGACCCTGCGCTTGCAGGGTGAAGTGGCGGACAGCCTCAAGTATCCGCAAAAAACAATCCTGCGCCGCACGGAGGCGCTGATGCGGGATTACTATCATCACAGCCGCGACATTTATCTGGTCGCTGACTCACTGGCCCGGCGGCTTGCCGGACGGCAGGAGAAAAAACCCTCGTTATTCTGGGGCATGCTCCCGAAACGGATGAAACGGGAGGAAGTGATCAACGGTTTTGTTCTTTCCCACGGGGAGCTTCGCGCCGCATCCGGCAATGTTTTCTCGGAAGACCCGCTGCGCATGGTGCAGGTGTTTCAAATCATGCAGCAGCGGCGCGCGCGCCTCAGCTCCGACCTGGAAAGCACGATCCGGCGCAAGCTGGGCGTGGTGAACCGGCGCTTTCTCTGGCTGCCCGAGGTGCGCGAAATGCTGACGAGCATCGTCCGGCGCAAGGGGGAGGTTGGACGCATCCTGCGCGCCATGCATGAGTGCGGGGTTTTGGGCAAATTAATCCCGGAATTCGGCCCGCTGGACTGCCTGGTGCAGCATGAATTTTACCACCGCTACACGGCCGATGAGCACACGCTCCGCTGCATCGAGCAATTGGACATGGTGTTGCAGGAGGAGCGCGAGCCTTATGTGAAATACCGGCAACTGCTGCTGGAATGCGAGCATCCCGGCATTTTGTATCTGGCTCTGATATTGCACGACACGGGAAAAGCTGCCAACTCGCGCGACCACCACCAAGTCAGCGCCCAGTATGCGGTCCGCTTCGCGAAGCGCATGAAGATGGAAGGCCGCCGGCTGCAGCTCATCAGTTTTTTGGTGGACCATCACATGACCCTGACGGAATTTGCGTTACGCCGGAATCTGGATGACCCGCAGACCATCCGATCATTTGCGCGCCTTGTTCAGGACGCGCAGCGGCTTGATATGTTGATGCTGGTGACGTTTGCGGATGTCCAGGGGCTTGGAGATTCCACATGGTCGGGCTGGAAAGAGGGGCTGGTGTGGCAGTTGTACCGCCGGACGCGGGACATGTTGCAGGGCGAGGACGAATTCCTGCGCAAGGCGGAACGGCAGCGGAAGCTTCTGCGCGGACAGGTGCTGAAGCAACTGCAGGGTGAAGTCGATGCGGGTGAATGCGAGGCCCATTTCTCTTCGCTGCCGGAGAGTTATCTCAATGAGGCGGAAGAACAGCGGGTGGTCGAGGATTTGAAGCTGGTCCACGAATTTTTCCTGCAACAACTGCGCGAGGACAATGATCCCCTGCGGCCTGTCATTAGTTGGCGCGACCGTGTGGCCGAAGCGCATTCGGAAACGACCATTGTGACCTGGGACCGGGACAGGCTTTTTTCGACCATTGCCGGGGCCTTTTCGATGGCGGGCTTGAACATTCTCAGCGCTGATATCTGGACGAGGGAGGATCACATCGTGATCGACCGCTTCCGTGTTTGCACGGAGCAGCATGAGGCCGTAAGCCATGATTATGACCGGAGGATGTTCCGGGATGCTCTCTCCAGCGCTTTGTCGGATTCCGATTATGACATCGGGCGGGAAATTGTTCGGACGCGCGGCAGTGGAAGGAACTACCTGTTTGACGAAGAGATCGTCCGGATCGCGGCCTGGATGGACAATGAGAGCTCGGATCAATATACGCTCCTGCATCTGGTGGCGCCCGACCGGATTGGATTGTTGTACATGGTATCGAAGGCGCTGGCGGACAATCATGTTTCCATTGCAAACGCCCGGATCACAACGGAGAAAGGCGCCGCGCTGGATGCGTTTTACCTGACCGATGTGGTCGGACGGAAATTGATTGACGTGGAACAGCAGCGAAATGTCCTCCGGGCGGTGAAACGGGCCCTTTGGACCGAGGAATAA
- a CDS encoding pyridoxine 5'-phosphate synthase, whose translation MPKLGVNIDHVATLRQARYRGAGAGHPLAEPSPLQAALAALEAGAYSITVHLREDRRHIQEQDVLDLKKSIRAPLNLEMAVSEAMSEFAIKLKPADVCLVPENRREVTTEGGLNVRERFEAVKDTAHQLGKAGITVSLFIDPELEQVRASGKTGAPCVELHTGAYSNALDSSGKSRELQRLKEAAELAHSLGLQVNAGHGLNYNNLASFLATPHLDTLNIGHAIVSRAIFTGMNQAVRDMLALLRKQPS comes from the coding sequence ATGCCGAAATTGGGCGTCAATATCGATCATGTGGCCACTCTCCGCCAGGCCCGCTACCGTGGAGCGGGCGCCGGACACCCATTGGCCGAACCCTCCCCCTTGCAGGCCGCCCTGGCCGCTCTGGAAGCCGGCGCTTATTCAATAACAGTTCACTTGCGTGAAGACAGGCGCCACATCCAGGAGCAGGATGTTCTGGATCTCAAAAAATCCATCCGCGCCCCGCTCAATCTCGAAATGGCGGTCAGCGAAGCCATGTCCGAATTTGCCATCAAACTCAAACCCGCCGATGTCTGTCTGGTCCCTGAAAACCGCCGGGAAGTCACGACCGAGGGCGGTTTGAATGTGCGGGAACGGTTTGAAGCCGTGAAAGACACCGCCCATCAACTTGGCAAAGCCGGCATCACCGTCAGCCTTTTCATCGATCCCGAACTGGAACAGGTGCGCGCCTCGGGAAAAACCGGAGCGCCCTGCGTCGAACTCCACACCGGCGCTTATTCCAATGCCCTGGACAGCTCCGGCAAAAGCCGGGAACTGCAGCGTCTCAAAGAGGCTGCCGAATTGGCCCACAGCCTCGGCCTGCAGGTCAACGCCGGCCACGGGCTGAACTACAACAATCTCGCCTCTTTCCTGGCCACCCCCCACCTTGACACCCTTAACATCGGCCACGCCATTGTTTCGCGGGCCATTTTCACCGGAATGAACCAGGCGGTGCGCGACATGCTCGCCCTCTTGCGGAAACAACCTTCATGA
- the acpS gene encoding holo-ACP synthase: MNSSILGTGLDLVECERIRLSIEKFGDRFLNRIFLPAEQAYAGRHKFPHRHLAARFAAKEAASKAFGTGIGEQLGWKDIEIRNKESGEPYLVLHNKGLELLNARGGAGLLVSLTHTDHYAAASAILLSKDP, from the coding sequence ATGAACAGCTCAATTCTGGGCACGGGATTGGACCTCGTGGAATGCGAGCGCATCCGCCTCTCCATTGAAAAATTCGGGGACCGCTTTCTCAACAGGATTTTCCTCCCAGCGGAGCAGGCGTACGCCGGGCGGCACAAATTTCCCCACCGACATCTCGCCGCCCGGTTTGCCGCCAAGGAAGCCGCGAGCAAGGCATTCGGGACCGGCATCGGGGAACAACTTGGCTGGAAAGACATTGAAATCCGGAACAAGGAGAGCGGCGAGCCCTACCTGGTCTTGCATAACAAGGGGTTGGAACTTTTAAATGCGCGCGGCGGCGCGGGCCTGCTCGTCAGCCTGACTCATACCGACCATTATGCGGCCGCCAGCGCCATCCTGCTCTCAAAGGACCCGTAA
- a CDS encoding NAD(P)H-hydrate dehydratase produces the protein MKVVSASIMQSWEKRAFSAGATTENLMEIAINGCFEYITRRFPTPGRALFLCGKGHNGNDGLWLAHRMQAGGWQVGILLSEAPEMRKAVDSDAVRKMQSSAKTEIGAHDPWLENTEPALVFDCLIGAGAAGQPEGVSKKILEWWAAARRNWHVTISMDNPSGLNPDTGEAASCAFQADFTFAIGAVKKGCLEKDGPQTSGRLVPIPLPLPQQDSETLPDFFDLVSARAMAVGLSATTHKYRRGSVSIFAGSPGFAGAAVLASRAALRAGAGIVRLFSHPECYNQLALATPEIMVRSWDEKLPPESSASSGAWVIGPGFGTDARASAKLKLLLKFAPCPLVLDADALALLAKQPQLLSLPGVPLILTPHEGEFARLACREITDRQAESSAWAQQNKQATLLLKGPNTLISQSGRMPSFNGSGHPGMATAGSGDVLSGMVGSLLSQGYSPFDAARLGAYWHGLAAESALLRQTEQTFSAGDLIEHLGAAWRDIRPY, from the coding sequence ATGAAAGTCGTTTCCGCATCCATCATGCAATCCTGGGAAAAGAGGGCTTTTTCAGCGGGGGCCACCACCGAAAACCTGATGGAAATCGCCATCAACGGCTGCTTTGAATACATCACCCGCCGTTTTCCAACACCGGGCCGCGCCCTGTTCCTCTGCGGCAAGGGGCACAATGGGAACGACGGCCTCTGGCTCGCCCACCGGATGCAGGCGGGCGGCTGGCAAGTCGGGATTCTTCTTTCGGAAGCGCCTGAAATGCGCAAAGCCGTTGACTCCGACGCAGTCCGGAAAATGCAGTCATCGGCAAAAACGGAAATCGGGGCGCATGACCCCTGGCTGGAAAACACCGAACCGGCTCTGGTATTTGATTGCCTGATCGGGGCCGGAGCCGCCGGCCAACCCGAAGGTGTTAGTAAAAAAATCCTCGAATGGTGGGCGGCCGCCCGCAGGAACTGGCACGTCACAATCAGCATGGACAATCCTTCCGGCCTGAATCCGGACACCGGGGAAGCGGCCTCCTGCGCCTTCCAAGCGGATTTCACTTTTGCCATCGGAGCCGTCAAAAAGGGCTGCCTCGAAAAGGACGGACCTCAAACCTCCGGACGCCTGGTTCCCATACCCCTTCCGCTCCCCCAACAGGACTCGGAAACGTTGCCTGATTTTTTTGACCTGGTTTCGGCGCGCGCAATGGCCGTCGGGCTTTCCGCCACAACGCATAAATACCGCCGCGGTTCCGTTTCCATTTTTGCCGGCAGCCCGGGGTTTGCGGGCGCCGCCGTGCTGGCGTCGCGCGCGGCGTTGCGCGCCGGGGCCGGCATCGTCCGGCTGTTCTCCCACCCCGAATGCTACAACCAACTCGCCCTGGCCACGCCGGAAATCATGGTCCGGTCCTGGGATGAAAAGTTGCCGCCCGAATCCTCGGCATCTTCCGGCGCGTGGGTGATCGGCCCCGGTTTCGGGACGGATGCCAGGGCCTCGGCCAAACTCAAACTCCTGCTGAAGTTCGCGCCTTGCCCCCTTGTTCTGGATGCGGATGCTCTGGCTCTGCTTGCGAAGCAGCCGCAACTTTTGTCCCTGCCGGGAGTTCCCTTGATTCTGACGCCGCATGAAGGGGAATTTGCCCGGCTGGCATGCCGGGAAATCACAGACCGACAGGCGGAATCCTCCGCCTGGGCGCAACAAAACAAACAAGCCACGCTGCTTCTGAAAGGCCCTAACACTTTGATCTCGCAGTCCGGCAGGATGCCCTCTTTTAACGGCAGTGGCCATCCGGGCATGGCGACGGCCGGTTCGGGGGATGTGCTTTCCGGCATGGTTGGAAGCCTCCTGTCCCAGGGATACAGCCCCTTCGACGCCGCCCGCCTCGGCGCATATTGGCACGGGCTGGCCGCTGAAAGCGCCCTGCTCCGCCAGACGGAACAGACATTCAGCGCAGGGGATTTGATCGAACATCTGGGTGCCGCGTGGCGTGACATTCGGCCCTATTAG
- a CDS encoding sugar transferase: protein MPFTKHKIHHFILQCADGAVACIAFILAFYLRSSIGPTVSPVNLQDIGTLSDYVYWLPSIAFLAPLILTRLGFYNLGVNQHKGLVLNICLQASILLFLLLVVLLFIFKDQQSRLVFLIFVPICTLFLFLRQVLYLAERRLSYRRKERRKNILRVTDQTGSTGWWKDLANHPEFGLHPAGEVNLTNTSKEKFIQILHDEAIEFVILDVKYSSFEKVVETVKACENEGIEIWLATGLFDTRVAHAKVGYFLDRPVLIFSSTPDNSWEILCKELLDRAGALALLLVFFMPMLLIAAIIKSSGKGPVLFRQQRSGHYGKAFEMYKFRSMVTNAEQLQDELQRLNEMSGPVFKVSKDPRITPFGAWLRKTSLDELPQLFNVLKGEMSLVGPRPLPIYETKAISENAQRRRLSVKPGLTCLWQIRGRNHVTNFEDWVGMDLEYIDNWSIWLDFQILLMTIPAVLFSRGAK from the coding sequence ATGCCCTTTACCAAGCACAAGATTCATCACTTCATACTCCAGTGCGCGGATGGCGCCGTGGCTTGCATCGCATTCATTCTGGCCTTTTACCTCCGCAGCAGCATCGGCCCAACCGTCAGCCCGGTGAATCTTCAGGACATCGGCACCTTGAGTGATTATGTCTATTGGCTTCCGTCCATCGCATTCCTGGCGCCGCTGATTTTGACCCGGCTTGGCTTTTATAACCTGGGCGTCAACCAACATAAGGGCCTGGTTCTGAATATCTGCCTTCAAGCCTCCATCCTGTTGTTTCTGCTCCTGGTCGTGCTTCTCTTCATCTTTAAAGACCAGCAAAGCCGCCTGGTCTTCCTGATCTTTGTGCCGATTTGCACCCTTTTCCTGTTCCTGCGCCAGGTTTTATATCTCGCGGAGCGCCGCTTGTCTTACCGCCGAAAAGAACGCCGCAAAAACATCCTCCGGGTGACCGACCAAACGGGTTCCACCGGATGGTGGAAGGACCTGGCAAATCATCCCGAGTTTGGGCTGCACCCGGCCGGGGAAGTCAACCTCACGAACACCTCAAAGGAAAAATTCATCCAGATCCTCCACGATGAAGCCATCGAGTTTGTGATTCTTGACGTCAAATACAGTTCTTTTGAAAAGGTGGTGGAGACGGTGAAGGCATGCGAAAATGAGGGTATTGAAATCTGGCTCGCCACCGGCCTGTTCGACACAAGGGTCGCCCACGCCAAAGTGGGGTATTTTCTCGATCGTCCGGTCCTGATTTTCAGTTCGACCCCGGACAATTCCTGGGAAATTCTCTGCAAGGAACTGCTGGATCGGGCGGGCGCCCTGGCGTTGCTGCTGGTTTTTTTCATGCCCATGCTTCTCATCGCCGCAATCATCAAATCGTCCGGAAAAGGCCCGGTTCTTTTCCGCCAACAACGCAGCGGGCATTACGGGAAAGCCTTTGAGATGTACAAATTCCGTTCCATGGTCACAAATGCCGAACAACTCCAGGATGAACTCCAGCGCCTCAACGAAATGAGCGGCCCCGTTTTCAAAGTCAGCAAGGATCCCCGCATCACCCCGTTTGGGGCCTGGCTGCGCAAAACGAGCCTCGACGAATTGCCCCAGCTCTTCAATGTCCTGAAAGGCGAAATGAGCCTGGTCGGCCCGCGTCCGCTACCCATCTATGAGACAAAAGCCATTTCTGAAAATGCCCAGCGTCGGCGCCTCAGTGTAAAACCCGGGCTGACCTGCCTCTGGCAAATCCGCGGGCGCAATCATGTCACCAACTTTGAGGATTGGGTCGGCATGGACCTCGAATACATCGACAACTGGTCCATCTGGCTGGATTTCCAGATCCTGCTCATGACCATTCCGGCCGTGCTGTTTTCCCGTGGCGCAAAATAA